A window of Solanum stenotomum isolate F172 chromosome 3, ASM1918654v1, whole genome shotgun sequence contains these coding sequences:
- the LOC125859323 gene encoding uncharacterized protein LOC125859323, translating to MDGRRISASPRPCCGKRVVAKKRSRGGIDGFVNSVKKLQRREICSKRDRSFSMSDAQERFRNIRLQEEYDTHDPKGHCAMVLPFLKKRSKIIEIVAARDIVFALAQSGVCAAFSRETNERICFLNISPDEVIRSLFYNKNNDSLITVSVYASDNFSSLKCRTTRIEYIRRGKPDAGFALFESESLKWPGFVEFDDVNGKVLTYSAQDSIYKVFDLKNYTMLYSISDKNVQEIKISPGIMLLIFTKASGHVPLKILSIEDGTVLKSFNHLLHRNKKVDFIEQFNEKLLVKQENENLQILDVRNSELTEVSRTEFMTPSAFIFLYENQLFLTFRNRTVAVWNFRGELVTSFEDHLLWHPDCNTNNIYITSDQDLIISYCKADSDDPLSEGNAGSINISNILTGKCLAKIKATSGKATDDCNASGSVPGKKSYYSNKRVQDSRIRSTVAEALEDITALFYDEERNEIYTGNRLGLVHVWSN from the exons ATGGATGGGCGGAGAATATCTGCTAGTCCTCGTCCGTGTTGTGGTAAGAGGGTGGTGGCTAAGAAGCGTTCTCGTGGAGGGATTGATGGGTTTGTGAATAGCGTCAAGAAGCTACAGAGGAGGGAGATTTGTTCAAAGCGTGACCGTTCTTTCAGTATGAGCGATGCTCAGGAGCGCTTTCGAAATATTCGATTGCAG GAGGAATATGACACCCATGACCCTAAGGGACATTGTGCCATGGTGCTTCCTTTTCTTAAGAAAAGATCAAAGATAATTGAGATAGTTGCTGCACGTGATATTGTCTTTGCCCTTGCACAATCTGGCGTCTGTGCAGCATTTAGTCGAG AGACAAATGAGAGAATATGCTTTCTGAACATCAGTCCAGATGAAGTTATACGAAGTTTGTTTTACAATAAAAACAATGACTCGCTCATCACTGTTTCCGTCTATGCATCAGATAATTTCAGTTCCTTGAAATGCAGAACTACAAGAATTGA aTATATTCGGAGGGGTAAACCAGATGCTGGCTTTGCTTTATTCGAGTCAGAGTCATTAAAATGGCCTGGTTTTGTGGAGTTCGATGATGTCAATGGGAAAGTTCTTACTTACTCTGCCCAGGATAG CATATACAAGGTGTTTGACCTGAAGAATTACACAATGTTATATTCAATCTCGGACAAAAATGTTCAAGAGATTAAAATAAG CCCGGGAATCATGTTGTTAATATTTACCAAAGCTAGTGGCCATGTGCCTCTGAAGATTCTGTCCATCGAGGACGGTACTGTTCTTAAATCTTTCAACCATCTTCTTCACCGAAATAAGAAGGTTGATTTCATTGAACAGTTTAATGAAAAGCTTCTTGTCAAGCAAGAGAATGAGAATCTTCAGATTCTGGAT GTACGTAACTCTGAGTTGACGGAAGTTAGCAGGACTGAGTTCATGACCCCCTCAGCGTTCATATTTCTGTATGAGAACCAGTTGTTCTTGACATTCAGAAACAGAACAGTTGCTGTTTGGAACTTCCGCGGGGAGCTTGTTACTTCATTTGAGGATCACCTTTTATGGCATCCTGATTGCAATACTAACAACATTTACATAACTAGTGATCAGGACCTAATTATTTCATACTGCAAAGCTGATTCTGATGATCCCTTATCTGAAGGAAATG CGGGATCTATTAATATCAGCAATATTCTGACTGGTAAATGCCTTGCTAAAATAAAAGCAACCAGCGGCAAGGCCACTGATGATTGTAATGCTAGTGGCAGTGTGCCTGGTAAAAAAAGTTACTACTCAAATAAGCGGGTCCAAGATTCCAGAATTAGGAGCACTGTTGCAGAAGCCCTAGAAGACATCACTGCCCTTTTCTATGACGAAGAGCGCAATGAGATCTATACTGGGAACAGGCTTGGACTGGTCCATGTATGGTCTAACTGA